From Salvia splendens isolate huo1 chromosome 16, SspV2, whole genome shotgun sequence, a single genomic window includes:
- the LOC121770224 gene encoding uncharacterized protein LOC121770224 has translation MDSDDERFQEAVDQEFQNLVAAVQQEADEAEAAAAVVVPRPFYHRRCIDRDHAGADRRLMEDYFSENARYPAEIFRRHFRMSQQLFVHIATCLAHRFKCFNLRYDATGRPGLSTYQNCTVAIRQLAYAGPADMFDEYLQMGEMTVLHTLRQFCRGIKDIFKGEFLRKPTVNDCQSLIDMHGTSIRQPVGQKQTYFAKKQEGARKDVERAFGVLQARWAIIQFPV, from the exons ATGGACTCCGACGATGAACGGTTCCAAGAAGCGGTAGATCAGGAGTTCCAAAACCTGGTTGCAGCGGTGCAACAGGAAGCTGacgaggcggaggcggcggccgCGGTAGTAGTCCCTCGGCCGTTCTATCATCGGCGGTGTATCGACCGTGACCATGCCGGGGCTGACCGCCGGTTGATGGAAGACTACTTCAGCGAGAACGCCCGTTATCCGGCAGAGATTTTCCGTCGGCatttcagaatgtcgcaacaacTCTTCGTCCATATAGCGACGTGTTTGGCACATCGGTTCAAGTGCTTCAACTTGCGATATGATGCCACCGGCCGACCCGGCTTGTCGACATATCAGAATTGTACGGtggcaattaggcagcttgcctatgccgggcCCGCTGACATGTTTGACGAATACCTGCAGATGGGTGAAATGACTGTCCTACACACGTTGAGGCAGTTTTGTAGGGGCATTAAGGATATCTTCAAAggggagtttctacggaagccAACGGTCAATGATTGCCAGAGTCTGATTGATATGCACGGGACT TCGATCCGACAACCCGTTGGGCAGAAGCAAACCTACTTCGCgaaaaaacaagagggtgctaggaaggatgtagAGAGAGCgtttggtgtcctccaagcgcgatgggccattatacaGTTCCCGGTTTGA